From one Rosa rugosa chromosome 4, drRosRugo1.1, whole genome shotgun sequence genomic stretch:
- the LOC133742089 gene encoding peroxidase 41-like produces the protein MAMAAALPALLVLCIAFPLTQSAAPLPVLREDYYAKTCPDFQKIVRETVNTKQMANPVTAAGTLRLFFHDCMVTGCDASLLINSNHVNKAERDAEPNLSLSGDAYEVIIKAKTTLELTCPGVVSCADIIAEATRDLVSMLGGPFYPVKLGRLDGLVSKADSVYENLPRTNQTVDELIEYFGSKGFTVEEMVALSGAHTIGFSHCKEFTGRLFNYNKTTPTDPDMHPKLAEALKKTCANFEKDTSMSAFNDMITPGKFDNMYYQNLKRGLGLLASDNALVKDPRTRPIVELFARDQEAFFKAFSKVMEKTGLFGVKTGKDGEVRRRCDALNNAISA, from the coding sequence ATGGCAATGGCGGCAGCTCTTCCTGCGCTCCTCGTCCTCTGCATTGCCTTTCCCTTGACGCAATCCGCTGCACCGCTTCCGGTTCTCAGGGAAGATTACTACGCGAAAACATGCCCGGACTTCCAGAAAATAGTCCGGGAAACCGTCAACACGAAGCAGATGGCCAATCCCGTCACCGCCGCGGGCACCCTCCGCCTCTTCTTCCACGACTGCATGGTGACCGGCTGCGACGCCTCCCTTCTCATCAACTCCAACCACGTCAACAAGGCCGAGAGGGACGCTGAGCCCAACCTATCCCTCTCGGGGGATGCATATGAAGTGATAATCAAGGCCAAGACCACGCTCGAGCTCACATGCCCAGGCGTGGTCTCATGCGCCGACATCATCGCCGAGGCCACACGTGACCTCGTGAGCATGCTCGGCGGGCCTTTCTACCCCGTCAAGCTGGGACGCTTAGACGGACTCGTGTCCAAGGCCGACAGCGTGTACGAGAACCTCCCAAGGACTAACCAAACCGTGGACGAATTGATCGAGTACTTCGGCTCCAAAGGCTTCACCGTCGAGGAGATGGTGGCGTTGAGCGGCGCTCACACCATCGGATTCTCTCACTGCAAGGAATTTACCGGCAGattattcaactacaacaaaacCACCCCGACCGATCCCGATATGCACCCAAAGTTGGCCGAGGCTTTGAAGAAGACTTGCGCCAACTTCGAAAAGGACACTTCCATGTCAGCATTCAACGACATGATTACACCTGGAAAGTTCGACAACATGTACTACCAGAACCTGAAGAGAGGGCTAGGGCTCTTGGCCTCGGACAACGCTTTGGTAAAGGATCCGAGGACCAGGCCAATTGTGGAGTTATTCGCTAGGGACCAGGAAGCGTTCTTCAAGGCCTTCTCTAAGGTCATGGAGAAGACCGGCTTATTTGGAGTGAAGACAGGGAAGGATGGAGAGGTGAGACGCCGGTGTGATGCGCTTAACAATGCCATTTCAGCTTAG